Proteins from a single region of Alphaproteobacteria bacterium LSUCC0719:
- a CDS encoding 6,7-dimethyl-8-ribityllumazine synthase: MSGHFLIVEARFYEALADAQVEGATRALDAAGATYERVGVPGALEIPAAIAFAHAGSRHFDGYIALGCVIRGETTHYDTVCAESARALMDLSIADNLAIGNGILTVENEDQAWDRADHRRKDKGGGAAEAALAMVRLRAELGANG, from the coding sequence ATGAGCGGACATTTTCTGATTGTCGAGGCGCGCTTCTATGAAGCGCTTGCCGATGCCCAGGTGGAAGGGGCCACACGTGCGCTTGATGCCGCCGGTGCCACATATGAACGCGTCGGTGTTCCCGGTGCGCTGGAAATTCCGGCGGCGATTGCCTTTGCCCATGCGGGATCAAGGCATTTTGACGGCTATATCGCCCTTGGTTGTGTGATACGCGGCGAAACCACACATTACGACACTGTCTGCGCGGAGTCAGCGCGCGCGCTGATGGATCTGTCGATTGCCGACAATCTGGCCATTGGCAATGGTATTCTGACCGTTGAGAATGAAGATCAGGCATGGGATCGTGCAGATCATCGCCGCAAAGACAAGGGTGGGGGTGCTGCCGAGGCGGCGCTTGCCATGGTGCGTCTCAGAGCTGAGCTTGGCGCCAATGGCTGA
- the ribB gene encoding 3,4-dihydroxy-2-butanone-4-phosphate synthase, translating to MKNNNRDGAAALSPIEDVIADARAGKLFILVDDEDRENEGDLCVVGEWADAAAINFMAKHGRGLICLALTRARTESLGLSLMERRNESRHQTAFTVSIEAREGVTTGISAGDRAHTIRTAINPQCTGEDITTPGHIFPLVARDGGTLVRAGHTEAVIDIARAAGHADPSGVICEIMKDDGEMARLPDLVDFAREHELKIGSIADLIAYRRASETLVQRTVETVMNGRIGGEWRLMVFENTVSGVEHVAMIKGDISTRDPVLVRMHRLELMADVLGEISDRRSGNELESAMQAVADEGRGIVVLLRESSKTSLSETIGAKMSGTPAHDPAQGLREYGVGAQILHELGVRQMILLSNRPANVISLDGYDLEIVDWRRLNGGKA from the coding sequence ATGAAAAATAACAACCGCGATGGCGCGGCTGCCCTGTCTCCGATCGAAGATGTTATCGCCGATGCCCGCGCTGGCAAACTGTTCATCCTTGTTGATGATGAGGATCGGGAAAATGAGGGCGATCTGTGCGTGGTTGGTGAATGGGCCGACGCTGCCGCCATCAATTTCATGGCCAAGCATGGGCGCGGCCTGATCTGTCTTGCTCTGACCAGGGCGCGCACGGAATCACTTGGCCTGTCATTGATGGAACGCCGGAATGAAAGCCGTCACCAGACAGCCTTTACCGTGTCCATCGAGGCCCGTGAAGGTGTCACTACAGGCATTTCCGCCGGGGACCGGGCCCACACCATCCGCACCGCAATCAACCCGCAATGTACCGGCGAGGACATCACCACACCGGGCCATATTTTCCCGCTGGTGGCACGGGACGGCGGAACGCTGGTTCGTGCCGGCCATACAGAGGCGGTGATCGACATAGCCCGCGCGGCCGGCCATGCCGACCCTTCCGGGGTGATCTGCGAAATCATGAAGGATGACGGCGAGATGGCGCGTCTTCCCGACCTTGTGGATTTTGCGCGGGAACATGAGTTGAAAATCGGCTCGATAGCCGACCTGATCGCCTATCGCCGTGCCAGTGAAACACTGGTCCAGAGAACCGTGGAAACGGTAATGAATGGCCGTATCGGCGGCGAGTGGCGGCTGATGGTGTTTGAGAATACCGTTTCCGGTGTCGAACATGTTGCCATGATCAAGGGGGACATTTCCACCCGTGATCCGGTGCTGGTCAGGATGCACCGTCTGGAATTGATGGCGGATGTGCTTGGCGAGATTTCCGACCGGCGTAGCGGTAATGAGCTTGAAAGCGCGATGCAGGCTGTCGCGGACGAGGGACGGGGAATTGTCGTTTTGTTGCGGGAATCGTCCAAGACAAGTCTGTCGGAGACGATCGGTGCCAAGATGAGTGGCACCCCGGCACATGATCCGGCGCAAGGGCTTCGCGAATATGGTGTTGGGGCGCAGATCCTGCATGAGCTTGGCGTTCGGCAGATGATCCTGCTGTCAAACCGACCGGCCAATGTGATCAGCCTGGATGGTTATGATCTTGAGATTGTTGACTGGCGCCGGCTTAATGGCGGCAAGGCCTGA
- a CDS encoding transcription antitermination protein NusB: MAEAGKELKPVPVRRRSAARLAAVQLSYQGQMSGQSVAEFLPAFLTHYSEDIRKSFRVKDIDNAHLNALATSIESRREELDSALGDCLADGWVMERLTVLDRAVLWAGACELMTMPHLPARAVVSEYAAIADVCGCDVGFINAVLDRVAHKARVVEMGGQGDA; encoded by the coding sequence ATGGCTGAGGCTGGCAAGGAGTTGAAGCCGGTTCCGGTCCGCCGCCGGTCTGCGGCACGTCTTGCGGCTGTCCAGCTGTCCTATCAGGGGCAGATGTCGGGCCAGTCTGTTGCAGAATTTCTGCCAGCCTTTCTGACGCATTACAGCGAAGACATCCGCAAGTCATTCCGGGTCAAGGATATCGACAATGCGCATCTGAACGCGCTTGCGACCTCAATCGAGTCGCGACGCGAGGAGCTTGACAGCGCCCTTGGCGATTGTCTTGCCGACGGGTGGGTGATGGAACGTCTGACGGTCCTTGACCGGGCTGTTCTGTGGGCAGGGGCATGCGAATTGATGACAATGCCGCATCTGCCGGCCCGGGCGGTGGTCAGCGAATATGCCGCTATTGCCGATGTATGCGGCTGCGATGTCGGTTTCATCAATGCTGTGCTGGACAGGGTTGCTCACAAGGCGCGCGTGGTCGAGATGGGCGGGCAGGGCGACGCCTAG